The genome window GCAGGGGCTGAATCCGGATCAGTGGTTTTTCCAGGTCGAGCGCGTTGCCGCTGAAAAGTTCGGCTTGCACACAGTCACCTACGTCAACAGCCTGAACAAGTACTATCAGGCCTTTGTCGAGCAGCGCGACTTCCTGGAGCCCCCGGTGAAGCTGTTGACTTCCGCCGATCAGTGAAGCCCAGCCCATAGCCTGGCTGACGTATACTGCGCGGCTTGCAAGCGGAGTATCCATGCTCGATCAGGCTCAAAAAGTTCTCAAGGCGGTGTTCGGCTACGATGCCTTTCGTGGCGAGCAGGCCGCCATTATCCAGCGCGTGGCAGAGGGTGGCGATGCGCTGGTGCTGATGCCCACCGGCGGTGGCAAGTCGCTGTGTTTCCAGGTGCCGGCGCTGTTGCGTGAAGGGCTCACGGTGGTGGTGTCGCCGCTGATTGCCTTGATGGATGATCAGGTGGCGACTCTGGACGAGCTGGGGGTAGCTGCAGTCGCACTGAATTCGACCCAGGATGCCGGCCAGCAGCGCGAGATTGCCCAACGCATCCGTGCCGGCGAGATCAAGTTGCTCTACGTGGCCCCGGAACGCCTGGTGCAGCCGCGCATGCTGAATTTTCTGCAGGGGCTGAAGATTGCCCTGTTTGCCATCGACGAAGCCCATTGCGTGTCGCAGTGGGGACACGACTTTCGGCCTGAATACCTGCAACTGGGCCAGCTGGCCGAACTGTTCCCCGGCGTACCACGCATCGCCCTGACAGCTACTGCCGATCTGCGCACCCGTGAGGAAATCATCCAGCGCCTGCACCTGCAGGGCGCAGAGCGCTTTCTCGCCAGTTTTGACCGGCCGAACATCTTTTACCGCATTGTGCCCAAAGAGCAGCCACGCAAGCAGCTGCTGGCATTTCTCGGCGAGCGCAAGGGCGATGCCGGGATCGTCTATTGCCTGTCGCGCAAGAAGGTCGAGGAAGTCGCGGCGTTCCTTGCCGAACAGGGGTATCCGGCGCTGCCGTACCACGCCGGCCTGAGCAATGACCTGCGCGCCTATCACCAGAAGCGCTTTCTCAACGAGGAAGGCCTGATCATGGTCGCTACCATCGCCTTTGGCATGGGGATCGACAAGTCCAACGTACGCTTCGTCGCGCATCTGGATCTGCCCAAGTCGCTGGAAGCCTATTACCAGGAAACCGGTCGTGCCGGTCGCGACGGTCTACCGGCAGATGCCTGGATGGCTTACGGGCTGCAGGATGTGGTGATGCTCAAGCAGATGCTCAACAATTCGGAAGGTGATGAGCGGCACAAGCGTGTCGAACAGCACAAGCTGGAGGCCATGCTCGGCTTGTGCGAGGAAATCCGCTGCCGGCGCCAGGCGTTGCTGGCCTATTTCGACGAAGTGCTGGCACAGCCTTGCGGCAATTGCGACAACTGCGTGGATGGCGTGCAGACCTGGGATGCCACCGAACCGGCGCGCCAGGCATTATCGGCGATTTTCCGCAGCGGCCAGCGTTACGGCGTAGGTCATCTGGTGGATATTCTGCTGGGGCGTGACAACGAGCGGGTGCGCACCTTGGGCCATCAGCACCTGTCGGTCTTTGGCGTCGGCAAGGCGCTGGGTGAGGGCGAGTGGCGTACGCTGTTTCGCCAGCTGGTGGCCCGCGGCCTGGCGGATGTCGACCTGGATGGCTATGGCGGTCTGCGTCTGACCGAGCGTTGCCGGCCACTGTTGCGTGGTGAGGTCGGTTTGCAATTGCGCCGCGATCTGTCGAGCAAATTGCCGAAAGCGGCTGCCAGCAAGGCCAGCCAGCTGGTACGCAGTGATCAGCGCGAGCAGTGGGAAGCCTTGCGCAGCCTGCGCCGCAAACTGGCGGAAGAGCACAGCGTGCCGCCCTATGTGATTTTTCCCGACTCGACCCTGCTGGAGATGCTGCGGCAGCAGCCTGCTTCATTGGCGGATATGGCCCGGGTCAGTGGCGTGGGTGCGCGCAAGCTGGAACGCTACGGCGAGGCTTTTCTGGCAGTCCTGGCAAATAACGAGCCGGTTGCAGAGGTAGTGGATCTGCGTCACGAACTGGTCAGTCTGGCGCGGGCCGGGATGACCCCGGCGCAAATAGCCAGCCAACTGAAGTGCTCGGAAAAAAACGTCTATACCTTGATGGCAGAGGCCATTGCCAGCCAGCAATTATCCCTGGAGCAGGCACTGGATTTGCCCGAGGATCTGCTCGGTGAAATCCAGGATGTGTTTCTTGACGGGGAAGGGCAATTACCAAGTGTCGCTTCGGTTGCCGGCAGCTTCGCCGGTCAGGTCAGTGAAGGGGTGTTGCAGTGCGTCAGGGCAGCGTTGCAGGTCGAGTTCGAAGCGAGTCAATGATCTGGCGTTACTACCCGGACTTTTTGCACAGCACTTGTAACCGGCCGTTCGGGAGGCGCTATGGCTGAGGCCAATACATGGCTTGAAGAGGTAAGTTCGAGCCCATATGCCGCACAGCTGGCCAAAGGCTTTGCGCTGTTGCGCTTCGACAAGCGGCTGGAATCTGAATTCCGCCGCTTCAGTCTGCGGCAGAATTACCGCCTGCGTCTGTGGTACCTGTATTTCGCGATCGCCATGTGGCTGCTGTTTGCCGTTGCCGATCAGCTATGGGCGCAGTCAGGCGAGCGCTGGTGGATGCTGCTGGTGCGGCTGCTGAGTCTGGGTGTGCTGCTGGCACTGATCCGGCCAATGCAGCTGACAAAGGATGAGCGCAAGGTCGACCGGCTGGTGATTTACGCGCTGCTGGTTCTAAGTGGCAGTGTTGCGGTCATCGTTGCCATCGGACATGCGGTGAATCAGGCATACCCCTATGAAGGGCTGATCCTGATCATTTTCTCGATTTACTTTCTGACCGGTTTGCGCCTGGCCCAGGCAGTAACCGTGTCCTTGCTGCTGGTCCTGTTTTACGCACTACTGGATATATGGGCCGGATATCCGCCGGATGTGCTGGTCAGGAACCTGCTGTTTCTGTTGTCCGGGAACCTGATTGGCGCGATGGGTTGTTACCTGCTCGAGTACAAATCCCGCGAGCACTTTCTGCATCATCACCTGATGCGTGAACTGGCTGACCATGACAGCCTCACCGGTTTGCACAATCGCCGCAGTTTCGCGCGAAAGTTCGAAGAACTATGGCGTCAGGCGCAGCGGGAGAATGCCGATCTGGTGCTGTTGCTGGTCGATGTGGATCATTTCAAGGCATTCAACGATTGTTATGGCCATCAGGCAGGCGACTCTGCACTGCGCAAGCTGGGTCAGGTCATCCGGCATGCCGCGCGGCGGCCGCTGGACATAGCGGTACGCATGGGCGGGGAAGAGTTTGCCGTACTGCTATATGGCATGAGTGCAGAACAGGCTCTGCTGCATGCCGAGGCGCTGCGAACGGCCGTGCTGGAATTGGCCATTCCCCACGCGCGCTCGACGGTTGCCGAGGTGTTGAGCATTTCAGTCGGTCTGGCTTGCGTCAGGCCGGAAGTGGCCAGGCCCATGTCGGTGCTGTACGAACGTGCCGACAAGGCCCTGTACCGGGCCAAAGCCAACGGGCGAAACCAGGTCGTGCAGTGGGATCAGGTGGGCCAGGTGGCAATTAATTGACGTTTTCGCTGCCAGCTGGTATTTCACTGTTATGGCTTGCAACATATTTAGCCCGCAAGGGGCTATCCTGTTACTGGAATGTACAGCTGTACGTTCACCCGTTTTCGCTGAGTGCTGTTGGCGAAGACTGACGGGGTTTCTGTCGCTGCGACAGTCCAGTGCAATTGAACAACGGCGCAACAAAAGTGCTTGTCTGGCAGAATCAGGCTGGATGATGCGGAGGTAACATGGCTCGAGTTCGCAAACTTATTTTATCCATTGCTTCAGGTTCCGTTCTGTATTCGGGAATGGTGCCGGCTATTGGCCTGGGTGAGATAACCATCAATTCAGGACTCAATCAGCCACTCGAGGCTGAAATCGAGTTGCTGGAAGTGGGCGACCTGAGCGAGAGCGAAATGCGCATTGCCCTGGCGCCTGCGGATGTGTTCCAGCGTGCCGGGGTTGACCGCACTTCGTTTCTCGATGACCTGCGCTTCACCGCACTGTTGCGCGGTAACAAGAGTGTTATCCGGGTTGTCTCGAGAAAGCCGGTGAGGGAGCCCTATCTGAATTTTGTGGTCGAAGTGGCCCGTCCCAGCGGTCGCCTGCTTCGTGAATATACCTTGCTGATTGATCCGCCCGAGAGTCTGGCCAATCGCCCGCAGGCTGCCGGCTTTCAGCGCAATAGCGAGCCGGCTGCGCCAAGCATGGTATTGCCGCAGGTGGCCGCAACCCCGCAGGCTAGTCAGGGCAATACCTATCAGGTTGTCAGCGGTGACAGCCTGTGGAAAATTGCCAGACGTCTGCAGTCTGCCGGCAGCCAGGTTTCCCTGCCGGATCTGATGGCCGATATCCACGCCTTGAACCCGCAGGCATTCGTTGGCGGGAACATAGACCGGCTGGTATCCGGGGCAACTCTATTGCTGCCCGACCGGGCCAATCCTGCCCCCAGCGCACCGCTAGCCTCTGCCCAGCCTGCTAGCCAGACCGAGCCGCTGGCACCTTCAACCGAACAGCTTTCCGCGGCGGTTGCTCCTGAAGAGGTTGCCCGGGTCCAGCAGCAGCTGGATGAAGTCCAGGCTGCACAGGATCAGCAGAACCTGCAGTTGCAGCAGCAGATGAGCGAGCTGCAGAACCAGCTGGCAACCTTGCGCGAGCAGGTGTC of Pseudomonas pohangensis contains these proteins:
- the recQ gene encoding DNA helicase RecQ — protein: MLDQAQKVLKAVFGYDAFRGEQAAIIQRVAEGGDALVLMPTGGGKSLCFQVPALLREGLTVVVSPLIALMDDQVATLDELGVAAVALNSTQDAGQQREIAQRIRAGEIKLLYVAPERLVQPRMLNFLQGLKIALFAIDEAHCVSQWGHDFRPEYLQLGQLAELFPGVPRIALTATADLRTREEIIQRLHLQGAERFLASFDRPNIFYRIVPKEQPRKQLLAFLGERKGDAGIVYCLSRKKVEEVAAFLAEQGYPALPYHAGLSNDLRAYHQKRFLNEEGLIMVATIAFGMGIDKSNVRFVAHLDLPKSLEAYYQETGRAGRDGLPADAWMAYGLQDVVMLKQMLNNSEGDERHKRVEQHKLEAMLGLCEEIRCRRQALLAYFDEVLAQPCGNCDNCVDGVQTWDATEPARQALSAIFRSGQRYGVGHLVDILLGRDNERVRTLGHQHLSVFGVGKALGEGEWRTLFRQLVARGLADVDLDGYGGLRLTERCRPLLRGEVGLQLRRDLSSKLPKAAASKASQLVRSDQREQWEALRSLRRKLAEEHSVPPYVIFPDSTLLEMLRQQPASLADMARVSGVGARKLERYGEAFLAVLANNEPVAEVVDLRHELVSLARAGMTPAQIASQLKCSEKNVYTLMAEAIASQQLSLEQALDLPEDLLGEIQDVFLDGEGQLPSVASVAGSFAGQVSEGVLQCVRAALQVEFEASQ
- a CDS encoding GGDEF domain-containing protein, with amino-acid sequence MAEANTWLEEVSSSPYAAQLAKGFALLRFDKRLESEFRRFSLRQNYRLRLWYLYFAIAMWLLFAVADQLWAQSGERWWMLLVRLLSLGVLLALIRPMQLTKDERKVDRLVIYALLVLSGSVAVIVAIGHAVNQAYPYEGLILIIFSIYFLTGLRLAQAVTVSLLLVLFYALLDIWAGYPPDVLVRNLLFLLSGNLIGAMGCYLLEYKSREHFLHHHLMRELADHDSLTGLHNRRSFARKFEELWRQAQRENADLVLLLVDVDHFKAFNDCYGHQAGDSALRKLGQVIRHAARRPLDIAVRMGGEEFAVLLYGMSAEQALLHAEALRTAVLELAIPHARSTVAEVLSISVGLACVRPEVARPMSVLYERADKALYRAKANGRNQVVQWDQVGQVAIN